One genomic segment of Clostridiisalibacter paucivorans DSM 22131 includes these proteins:
- the tnpA gene encoding IS200/IS605 family transposase, whose product APPTVAPVDIVRKLKSISANEIFKGFPNLKKSKFWGSGLWSRGYYVGTAGTVSAETIQRYIQNQKLA is encoded by the coding sequence TGCTCCACCAACTGTTGCACCAGTAGATATAGTAAGAAAGCTCAAAAGTATTTCTGCAAATGAAATATTTAAAGGCTTTCCCAATCTAAAGAAGTCTAAGTTTTGGGGTAGTGGTCTATGGAGTAGGGGATATTATGTAGGAACTGCTGGAACAGTATCGGCTGAAACAATACAAAGATATATACAAAATCAAAAGTTAGCATAA